The Aythya fuligula isolate bAytFul2 chromosome 1, bAytFul2.pri, whole genome shotgun sequence nucleotide sequence GCTTGTAAAGCAAACTATTCAGatcataaattctttttttgaaTGATTATTTGGTTGCCAGTAAGCCATGGCCATATTTCAGATGGGGGGGGGGTTAGTATCAGTGTCGCTGgtaaaaacttgtttttactCAAATTGTTTCTATTTCTGGAAGGGCTATTTGataatgtaattttttccaCAGTGACTTAAGGACAAATACTTTTAACTGTGggataactggaaaaaaaaaaaaaaaagaaaatccaaagtATTTGGCCTCTCCAATTTCATcctggaatcacagaatgaggcaaaacaaacaagagcttgcttgtttgaaaataaacatacttcTTGTGTTGGCCAAAAATGTCCGAAATTAACTGCCATCTCTCTTGGACAAGCCATTCAGAgcaaaaatgacatttctccAAATTGATGAGAGCTCCCACATACATGGCAGATTGTGGTTAAGCTCCTGTCCTTCTACTCCTAGAAACAAACAACGATGTTAAAAACctcaaaaaggaaagcagaagctgtTTGAACTACTTTCATTTACCACTTTATATTTTTACGTGCATTGTTAGAACTGTTTCTCTAGCAGTCTTTTAGGACTAAAATCTAACCTGTCACTGAATTACCCAACAGGTTCTTTTGGCTTAGAAATTCATATTGATCAATTGCACCAACGCCTTTACAAGGCCAACAAAGCTTTTACATCAAGTCTGTTCATTTTTGATTTAGTGTTGAGAGAAAACAACCCAAAAGATATTAACAAGGCAGAGAAAATTTTTAAGTGGCACTGACCATGGCATTTCAAAAGTGGTGTGTTTTTAACTCTGGTAAGCAGCTAAGCTTACCAGTCCCTCACTGCCTCTCACTCTCAGCTGGATGGagggaagagaatcagaaggCAAAAGTTAGAAACCTCCTGGGTTGAGATAAAGCCagtttaggaaaggaaaaacaaaaccaaccaaaaaaaaaaaaaaaaaaaaaacaaagatggaaTATGTGTATTTTCTTACTCTATGGCATATTGGATTTTCAGTGAATGCAAATAAAGCTGTTCTTCACTGCAGTAAAAACTCTCAGATGGCAAGAGAGAGGGGGCAAcaaaattcatttgaatttaGGGTTTCAGGAAAACCTAGAAAATCCACACTATCAGacacaattatatatatacagaaaatctGATCTCATAAAGGTAATCTATAGAAAGGGACTCCAAATCATCTACTACCCTACACATCTGAGAGAACTGGCAACATTGCAGTGATGATACATGTGTTTAGGTGAGGCAGACAGCAGATTAAGGATCAAAGGACACACGAAATCACTATACACTTGTATTTTGTGACTCTTGTGTTCTGCTGTCTGGCATTACCAGTGTTTTTGCCATAAAAGTACtctgctcacacacacagaaatccCCTACCTCTTCTTCCTGTATTTTAACTAAGGGTTTTTTGCAAGATACTATGTTATCTGAGGTGGCAATGATCTTTTAAGATGCAGCCATATGATTTGGCTTGGGTAGATTAATTTGTATCATATATAAAGGCAAATGTACCATTGCCAAAAGTTTCCCTTATTAAAAGCATCGTATTGGTCTGGGCACTGCCTCCCTTTGCACTGCAACACTGCAGGCACCAGATTTCTCAGCGTATTCTCTACAGCAGTGTCTGGATATTGCTCAAGTTTCCAGAAGTTGTCTCCTCAGGAAACAATGAATTCTATTCACACAGCCTAAACACACAGCTTATTAGGAGGGTAATGAAATATGTACAAGCTATCGCAAACATCATTCCTACCAATACATCCCTCTTTCACACAGAAACTTGAGAAGCAACTGAATTTGTAGCTCATATGTGGtacaaaaccccacaaaatattttatattgtgcTGGCTTATGAAAGCTATACAGctaggaacaaagaaaaaaaatcttgagagAAGTGATCTGCAAATAAACCGTAGTGTCGACcaggaagcagaaaggaatGCAAAATTTTGAGGGAACGGCAGATTCACTTCGCTAAGTTTGTCTGCGAAGTGGAGACCCCCCTCACCCCTTCTCTGCTCCCAGCATGACAGCTGTTAAATGGCCCCGATCCCACTCCTCTCTTTAGGATTTGGGTGAAAAACTGTTTACACTCACCCTCTCTGGCAGTTCCTCTTCCTGAACGATCTTCCTGCTTCCTCAACAGGGCAAAGGGCAACCGGAGCGCTGGGTGGAGGGAGGTAGGAAGGGCTGGGGCACACATATGCCTGCCTGCAAAATGCCCGAAGGGACCGCTACAGCAATCGTGACCCTGTCAAATAAAGAAACCAAGCAAAGTGCAGCCAACAGAACAGTAAGGAGCAGCAGCCCTCGCTGTGCTTGAAGGAGGAAACGCACTGTTAAAGTGAAAGTGAGCTTTGAAATACCTTACAGGCAGCTGGAAATGTAGCTGGAGCCTGTGCTGTCCCTCCTCAGCAGTTCTTCCCTCCTTTCAGTGAAAAGGACCTTATTCTCCTTCTTTACTGACCTCCGAATATCagcctctcttctttctcctatCTCCCTAGAGGATCAAGCATCATGGAGTTTTAGCAAAGCGTTTGGCTTTACTCCTTTTGAACTGCAAACTTTCCCAAATTCAAAATCCAAACAGAGAATGATTATAATTAACGTGTGTGTTGAGAATTAACAGCTCGTAAATACTTTCATAGCTGATAAGAAAGTTATGCAAAGGAAAACTGCTGACAATTGCTTCTGGCTTAATTCTTACAGTTTTAATTTAGCTTGGTGGAGATCCATAAGGCCCTAACGACCTCAGAAGTCGCGTGAACTTGTAGTTATATAGTTGTTATGTAGCTATGTAGTTAATTTGTAGTTATCAACCTGCAAGCTAGGGATCGTTGTCAGCAATGGACTGTGCTCCTAGCATGGAGAGGGAGCCCAACGTAATTTTTTGTCGACCAAAACCAGACCATGAACAACCCTGAGCCCTGTCAGGCCTTCAGCGTGCAGGAATactgaaagcaaagctttgtTGTATTTTCATGAGGATGTCAAGGGATTAAACACGATGCTGTGCTTTTAAAAGGCACGGGTAGAAATCCTCTTTCCCAGCTCAGTAGCTCCCCTTGTTAAGGCAGAACCCAGCCTCAGGGCAACCATGCAGGTGATGTGtttagaaccacagaatcatgaaggttggaagagacctccaacaccatctggtccaaccatcccctgccaccactgtcacccactaacccatgtccccaagcaccacgtccaacctctccttgaacacccccagggacggtgactccaccacctccctgggcaactcgtcccagtgcctgactgctctttctgagcagaaatgtctcctcatttccaacctaaaactcccctggtgcaactcgAGGCCATTCCCTTTAGccctatcactggttatctgcGAGAAGAGCCCGACCCCAGCTCTCCACAACCCccttcaggcagctgcagagagcaatgagctcCCCCcaagcctcctcctccccagccaacccagccccagctccctcagccgccgCGCGGAGCCCCTCGGGAGCTGTAGTTCACGCACCGCGGAGCCACCCGCCAGCTGGGCGGGGAGGCCGTGCCTCGGGACTACAACTCCCGGCATGCCCGGCGAGTGGCGCCGGGAGGCCGTGAGATGGCGGCAGGTTTGTAACAAGACGGagggggcagcgccgggggggGGTTGGCGCCGTGAGGGTGCCTGAGGTGGGGGCGCAGCGGCCGCTGTGAGGGCGACGGGGGCAGCGGGGCGCTGGGCGTGTGGGGAGGTTCAGCAAGGGTTGAACAAGAGTCGCTGTGATCTGATCCCTCGGGAACgaggaaactttaaaaagttgttCGCTGACCCGCAGGGCTGTTGGGGACTCGGGCTCCTGCGGTCGCGTCCTTTGTTCTGTAGCCCTACCTCTGTGCTCCCTGCGGCACGACAAACGACACAGCGACAGGACACACTGTGTGTGGAGGTGGAGAGTTAATCGCCCTGGGACTCGTTAGAGGTAAGCAGAGCCGAGTGATAACGATAAAAGAtgatgggaaggggagggggaagctaACAGGCAGCAAGGGCGCAGAATTTCCATGAGAATGATGCGAAGTGTGCATCGAAATACTCACAGAAACAGGATCGTGTTTATATGGACATAATTACAGCATGGCTTTCACACGAGGATCCGATAATGGACATCTCTCACCACATCAAATCCCTTCTCTCCTGTTGCAGACCCTCTTAGATTCAGAACCCCTCTCTGTACTACTGAACAGGATATCATACACAGCTCTGTAATATTTGAGGCATTATTTATTTGAGCGCAGTTGCAATTAAGATTAAATGTTGGATTGTGCTGACTTCCTGCATAGGAAGTTCATTAGTAATTGTCCGAATTGTTTCTATTGCCTAGGGAAAAGTAGACGGTGActgatttttataaatactttagTTATAAGAGAGTAACTTTCTGCTACTGTAGATTTCTCATTTCGTATATCTGCTTAATTTCTAGGTGCTAAAAATAAGTAATCATCCACGCCAGGTGCCTATGGCTTTGAAAATTTTGCTGTCCTAACACTCCAAGATATAATAGTGTTATGTTGTCGCTACATCAGCAAGTAGATGTGAATACCAGTTACAAGATGCCAGCTGTTGAAGATCTGAGTAGTGAACGAAACTTCCTTGCACATTGCATGTTCGATAGTTCTCGTGCCGGAGTCTTCTTGGATCCTACTTTTGCTGGTTTGAAAATCAACACAGACAATTTATTATCTGGACATGAAAACATCCCGGCTTTCCCTGCTGAAGGGTTGCATCTTTCAGAGAGCTGTTCTGTAAGTGATGACTCCTTGTGTGAAGAACAGATGCTGGAGCCTGGCAGCTCTTGTACACTTCAGCAGGATACCGCTGAAAcatctctcccagcagcagcatatAATGTAGAAAGTTCTAAAACAGACTTTGTCCGTGGTGAAGTGGATGGTCGGAATAAATCCGATTGCTGTGATCCTCTCTTACAGAAGCTTGAACAGGTAACAAAAAGTTCTAGAATTCTTTGACATATATAAATTAGGATTTATGTTGGTCCTATATATGATTCTTCATACCTGAAAGTATGCAAAATCTTTTCCATGTATGGAACACAGTAGGCTTAAAGAGCAAGCCCTTGGTCAGTTATGCATGCATAAAGGTTGGTGTCCTCCTCACGACATGCCAGTTTAACTGGTTTTCACTGGCACAGGTTCCAGTTCAAAATGAATTGTATTTAGTGCCAGCATATTTGTtctcaaaaatatatgtattcttAACCAGGAAAGATGAACACAATTTTACAATATTCCATTAtttcttcacttaaaaatgTGGCAGTGGGATGCTGGTCGTTACAGTGGGAGTGCTTCAGTGCAGAAATTCACAAGACAGTGAAGTTGTGTGTTCTTGTAGCTATAGCAACATCTGCCGTTAGTTCTCATTGTATGTGTGTCTGCACCCTTATACCTGTTTCTGTTTAGCTGAAGAGAGAAGTTGGTGTTGTATATAGACAGATCTGAGACAATAGGACAAAAAGGCCCGGAATTACAACCCTGtgatgttacttttttttttttttttttccaaagcaagcCTGCCAGCTGATCCGCTGTGTCTGGCAATACATTTGCTTATAGCTCTCCCCAATAAGCAGATATAAATTATGTTAGCTGAAGGTATTAAGGCGCACTTTAATAGGTCTTGCTGTTCAGGATGAAGAACTCAATTCCTTGTCCACCCTTCTAGAAGTTGCCTCAGTGCAAATCTTTGTTTGTGCAAGTGAAAGTGTGGGGGGCAAAGAGTGAATCTCTAGAGTATAATTCCACAGCTAAGCTTATAAAAGGTTTTTTCATCCCTGTTCTACATGTAAGAAAAATTTTCATTCACTGTTTTTGTTATGTCAGCAGTATCCAGCAGTGGCTAACTAACACACATTATCTGGTTAAGGGCATCTGTAAAGGAATTGTTAAGTCTCCTGTCTTGGAAAGTCATTGACAATCTAATATATgttaacaattattttaaaaatatatataacttaCATGTAATGTTTATTTCCAAGATCTCAGATAGACTGAAGATTACTGATACGTTCATATAAAGAATActgatatatatacatttttaaagctttcttgaTTTTGAggtatttcacattttaataaaaccaccacatccaAGTTATGTTAAAAGAGCAgaatttgaatgtttttctaATACTATAGAAATGATTGTTCTAATTCCTTTTGTTTGCAGGTTGGTCAATTAAAGATGAGTGGATTTGTTGACTgtgcaaactgaaaacagtatGTGCAATCTGTAGATAGAACTGAAAATTGTGTTCATCAAAGCACTTTGTATTCTTAATTTCCATCATGTTGCACTTAGCTAATGGAACGtgattaaaacaagaaataccTCTTGGCGTGATGACTCTAATGTTGCGGTGCATTCTAGGTATATTTGTCTTAAGTacaataacataaataaatgtcctctggtacatttttttgtttgtttgaaaagctgaaggaatTGCAACAACAGAAGCAGGAACAGCTAAAGAAACAACAGATGGAGCAACTTCAAAGGCTGATGGAAGAACAGCAGAAGCTACTTAGCATGGTGTCTGACCAGACAGCAATTCTTGGTAAGTTGAGAAAGAAAGTATAAGGCATACTTCAGTAAACTGAAGAACTTGATctcatttcttcattaaaatctgAAAGTGTATTCAGTGTTCTTCACCTTAAGACTACTTGATTAGTCAAAGACAAACGCTGCATCTTTTGAGTGGCTGATAAATGAGTGCTACTGTAGAAGGACTGTTATAAAATCCTTTTATAAATTGCCAAGAGTAATTGTAACTTAATCAATGATGGGAGCCTTGTTTTGAGGAATATATTATAAAAGACAGTGTAAAATAAGCAGTTGATTTCCTCTTTGATTAGCTGTTTTGCACAATACTTTGGATTGCTGTAAGCTGTCAGTGTATCCAAATGAAGTAATACCCTCCCTGTTTGTGCTCATGCAGAACAAATTTGTTCAATCAGTGATGAACTGAACTAGACTGGGGAGCTGATttgtactgaaaaacaaacatttgtaaaCAGGATCAGTTTTCCAGTCCAATTTGCTGTGTGCAAAGGGAGAGCACAGTGCTGGGCTGGAAAAAGCTGGCAGAGTTGAGGTAGGGGGATCTTCTTTTGCAGGTAGTATCAGTCTTACCTGATTTAATGGTTATCTTTCTTTTACTCTAAGAAAGTTGAACTAGGGTTTAGTCTTAGAACAATAACTAGATTGCCTAATGAGTTGTGTCTGATTGGGAATGTAAAAGTAGAGGCTGGTTCCTGCCCTTTAGtgccatttcttttctcctgcgGAACAGCggtgtgtttttcttgtaattgCAAGCTCTACTCTGATGGCTGAAAATCAAAAGACCTAGGCATTCAGTGGGCTTGACAGCTTTTCACTGGTTGTGATCATCTGGGTATCAGAATCACAATGAAGGCAGAATTTATGCCTTGAATAGTTGTTCTCCACATACACAAAACGGTGATTTTTTACAAGTTAAGTAACTAAGAACGTATCTCATTGTTGAGAGTTGTGCTGATTGAACCCATGTTTTCATGTGGCATACTGAAATAATCTATACAGGGATACAGAATGTCTCCAGTCCAACTCCACCGTGAGGGTTAATAACTGAACTGGTCAGGAATCAAGATGGGTTGGCAAAGAGATGCCACTGCATGACTATTTTACCTGTACgtaaaagaaatgcattagAGTTCTTCACCTTTTCTGTTCATAGTTCTACCATTGACACCAGCACAACTACTAAGCTGCTATAATTGGAATggggttttggttttaatctAGCTGTTTAATAAGATTGCTGTAAACCTGTAGAGGTTTCAGAGAAAAGGTATGAGATAGCGTTTCATCgtatttcaaagcttttaatCCAAGGTCTTGGTCTAAGAGGTTGCAAAAAGATGAACTGATcttaatttttacatttgtacAAAGGAAACAGAATCTTGATACGAGACCTTTTCAGTAGAGCAGACATTCAAAATTGTTCAGTTATTTTACCTTTAAGCAATACATTAGCAAAGATAATGAACAATCAGAATGGGCTGTTAAGCTGTGTGGAAAAAACTTATACATAATCGGaatgttcctttaaaaagagAGCTCAAAACTAAATAAGAATTGAATTGGGGAAATTTTAGGACTCACTTTGTGTGGGAATCCTGAATACGTGACCATGAAGCTCCCTTCTGGCTTTAATCTGATCTGAGTGCTGCTTAAAGTATGAGCTGAAAACggatttgtttgctttggggaggaaaaaaaaaaaagcacaacaacaaCAGTATTCTATCAATTTCATAGGAAAAAACATGTGGTGCCCAGAacaaaggatggaaaaaataacGGAGGCTGAAGATCCACACAATGATCCTTTATGTGTGGAAGGTGCAGATCTCTCTGAAAAGtccagcagaggaaaacagttGTGGGTGACTAATACAGAGGAAAGGTAAttcagaacattattttttacagttctAAATACCGAACACAAGCTTGATTGAATTCCGAGTCCTGATTAATTAAGAGTCTAATATTCTCAGTTTGTATAGCTTTTTCAGCCAAGGATTCCATTTTGCTAGGCATGGTGGAGACCAGTAGTAAGAGAGGCTCTGTCTTGAAATTGCGTGTGCTGTGAAAGATGTGACATTGTGTATTGGCTGAAGAGGTGTGTGAAACGTGGAGTAATCACAGTTCAGAAGCACATCTTAGTATAGGCTTAGCATATTAGCAGTTATAATTACTGTTCCCAATTTGATGTATTACAATCTCCTATCCATTATTAGATAGCAAAAAATGTAATGTGAAGGAGGAGTGTAAGGCTATGACTTTTTAGTTTATTACCAGGAGTTGTTTAAGCATCTGGGTATGGctaagaaataataatagtgCTTGTGGGAGAACCCTTCTCTTGTGTGGTAGGAGCTTTGTTTATGGAGTGGATGGACTAAAAGTAGTGGTTGGTGCTGTTTTGAAACTCTGCCTTGTCTGTCTGGTCATCACAAGGACCAGAAATCTTGTTCTAAGCTGTGGTAGGTTGACCCCAGCCAACAACTAAGCACCCAGGCAGCTGCTTGGTCATCCCTCCCCCCCAGAGCAGAAaggatggggtggggggatcTGAAAAGTGAAAGTGTAAGAAGTTGTGGGTTGagaataaagacagtttactaagtgaaggaaaggggaagaaaccCAAGTGTTACAAAGGCAGTCACTTTCCACCTCCAGCAAGCAGACTGATGCCCAGTTGGCTGCTGAACAACAGCTGTTTTTAGAAAACCAAGCCCAAAGGTTTCAGTGCTGAGCATGACGTTACCTGGCATGGAATATCTGCTGGGTCACTTTGGGTCAGCTCTTCTGGCTTTGTTCCCCTCAATCTCCTATTTGCCGGGGGAGAGAAGTGGCCAGTGTGAGAAACCAAAGAAAGCTTTGATGCTATGCAAGCAGTGTTCATCAATacctaaaatatttatgtgttaTTAACACTGTTTTAGTCACaaatccaaaccacagcacCATGTGAACTACTGTGAAGAAAGCTTACTCtgtcccagccagacccagtgcAAGGTGATACTGCAGAAACGAGCAGTGTGACTAAAATCCAAGCGAAAATTCAGTGGTTCAGGCAGAAGAATGGGTCAAtgagaaaagcagtgaaagaaaaaacagcaaagcctGCATAAAGGTGCTTCTAGATGTGTATTAATTATAGCAGGGATTTGATAACCACTTATCAAAAGATAAGCGGCTAGTGGTATCATTTCTCAGATTAACTTTGCCACTTAATGACTAAAGTACTTCATAATTCGTCATTTTTTATGTAATTGCGCCCTAGGCCTTTGAATAGTTGGGATGCTAAACGCAGTTAAATTATGTAGAGACGTAAgacttgattttttaaattactctaGACCTATTAAAGCTGCGATTCAAGAGAAGAAACAGACATTTGAAGAATTTCTGGAAGAACAGATACAGATAGAGGAGCAGCGTCTGAAGCAAAGCCAGCAATTACaggtttttaaatttcttttttaacttttaactctttttttttttttttatttaatacagtATATAGTGatgaatgctttaaaaacatacaaGGCAGATTCTAGCATCAAAAGCTAACACTGATTGCAATATTCACATTTGAAGattttactgtaaaaattaaaaaaaatcaagtcctGACTACTTCATTTGTTTAAGATGTTTTTAGAAACCCAGTAGAAATATGCTATGTAAGTTCCTACTGATATGTGGggtttatttggaaaaaaaaaatcttaaaactgTGTAAAGGACTTTTTAACATTCTCTACGTGTTAATTTTCCATATCCACTTTCAGGAGACAAATGGATCAGCCATTCAAAAACCAGTGATCAAACGACCCTTTCTGAAAAGAGGAGAAGGTTTAACAAGGTTCACTAATGCCAAATCTAAGATAACAATGCTTGGAGAAAGCATGTTGAAACCTCCACAAAGGGTTTCAGATGACAGAAACGTTAGAGTGGACAGAtcacaaatacaaaagaaaagcctgCCTCCTAGCAAAGAGCTCGTTTCTGGGAGCCCTCTTATGCCACgtaaaaaaaataaccagcCTGATAAAGCGAAATATTGTCCTATTCAGAAGACCCTTGTACTCAGGAAtcacaatggaaaaaataccGTGCCATTAGAAACAAGAATGCAACCAGGAAAAAATCTTGATGGACAGATGAGAGATTCTTTCCCATCAGAAATTACccacaaaatagaaaataaagagaacGTAGTGGAATTTGCTAAGTCTAATGCTggcaaaatcagaaaaaaattacctgGCATGGAAAAGCCTCAGTTGTCTTGTGAGCTGGCTAGTGCCTTTTCTAATGTTAAATGTCCTGCAGGTCACCCTGTAAAAGATTCAGAACTGTCTTTTgaagtttcatttcagaataagttggaaaactgggaaaaagaaaaggaaaaagaaaatctagaaTTAGATGAATTTTTGTTTCTGGAACAAGCTGCAGATGAAATATCTTTCTCAAGTAATTCCTCATTTGTGCAAAGGATCTTAGATCAAGATCAGCAAGCCTCAGAAGGACGTAGAATGTCCTCCACCCCTATCAaggcaaaacagcagcaagtgAAGGAGCTTGCAGTTAAACTTATAAATgcgaaaaataaaaaggcagagtGTATCACACAGGGAAATAATAAAGCAGTTACACATGCAGTCTCAAATTCAGGAACAGCTTCTAGACTGAAGGATCCAGTGAATAAAACAGACAGTGTGATGTTTTCAGGTTCTTCCTTGACAGCAGTTCCTGCTTTAAAAAGTATTCAATGGACTCTAAATGAAGATAAAGACGAGGAAAATGGTGATACGACTACAGATTCTGAGCAGGAATTTGAGACCAcgttaaaaaatgaaaatgaagatgttaaGGGATCCTTTCAGAGCAATAGAGAAAGTGATCCAGGGTTTTTTGAATGCGGAAGTTCTACAGATaccagcaaa carries:
- the CENPJ gene encoding centromere protein J isoform X2; translation: MLSLHQQVDVNTSYKMPAVEDLSSERNFLAHCMFDSSRAGVFLDPTFAGLKINTDNLLSGHENIPAFPAEGLHLSESCSVSDDSLCEEQMLEPGSSCTLQQDTAETSLPAAAYNVESSKTDFVRGEVDGRNKSDCCDPLLQKLEQLKELQQQKQEQLKKQQMEQLQRLMEEQQKLLSMVSDQTAILGKNMWCPEQRMEKITEAEDPHNDPLCVEGADLSEKSSRGKQLWVTNTEERPIKAAIQEKKQTFEEFLEEQIQIEEQRLKQSQQLQETNGSAIQKPVIKRPFLKRGEGLTRFTNAKSKITMLGESMLKPPQRVSDDRNVRVDRSQIQKKSLPPSKELVSGSPLMPRKKNNQPDKAKYCPIQKTLVLRNHNGKNTVPLETRMQPGKNLDGQMRDSFPSEITHKIENKENVVEFAKSNAGKIRKKLPGMEKPQLSCELASAFSNVKCPAGHPVKDSELSFEVSFQNKLENWEKEKEKENLELDEFLFLEQAADEISFSSNSSFVQRILDQDQQASEGRRMSSTPIKAKQQQVKELAVKLINAKNKKAECITQGNNKAVTHAVSNSGTASRLKDPVNKTDSVMFSGSSLTAVPALKSIQWTLNEDKDEENGDTTTDSEQEFETTLKNENEDVKGSFQSNRESDPGFFECGSSTDTSKESKCGGDLSDEDCSTVSKQKIRQTSDHQRSVSCINRSKIEFDDERTWSDLDEYYFHNDLPDKYTKTSLQTDFFSKNDTAVPDKAIKRKVASKKGDELSKQPAADSDANGPPASNLMMKLFPSLKPKQKAGCHSEHEIKSNVEQESGAERTATGNAVPSQILREKLIELEMEIERFRAENTTLTKLREEREHALASIRKEIADFQQQKAQELAEIEEYRKKEMKKLQKERKVFEKYTTEARAIPDKKERDEIQALKQQIAELQEDLKRKEAKWSTTHRRLKDQIEALVNENMELKEEVKIMERFRLEAWKKVEAAGSKKKIENSGVTLKRAESVSLPNRGLKSQTGSSLLPAQKGGKISGKNYSQAKGKLSKMPASAPAKDRSNSETAALEDSSRTFMDSSPNEAFVPAPSGPEHTDGEEIEREIAYPDGKVEKVLKNGCHLIFFPNGTWKKVGSDGKTVTITFFNGDVKQIMPDQTVIYYYADAKTTHTTYCDGLEVLQFSNGQIEKHYPDGKKEITFPDQTIKNLFTDGQEESIFPDGTIVRVQRDGSKTIEFNNGQRELHTSQFKRREYPDGTVKTVYTNGHQETKYVSGRVRVKDKDGNILMDTKV
- the CENPJ gene encoding centromere protein J isoform X1, which translates into the protein MLSLHQQVDVNTSYKMPAVEDLSSERNFLAHCMFDSSRAGVFLDPTFAGLKINTDNLLSGHENIPAFPAEGLHLSESCSVSDDSLCEEQMLEPGSSCTLQQDTAETSLPAAAYNVESSKTDFVRGEVDGRNKSDCCDPLLQKLEQLKELQQQKQEQLKKQQMEQLQRLMEEQQKLLSMVSDQTAILGKNMWCPEQRMEKITEAEDPHNDPLCVEGADLSEKSSRGKQLWVTNTEERPIKAAIQEKKQTFEEFLEEQIQIEEQRLKQSQQLQETNGSAIQKPVIKRPFLKRGEGLTRFTNAKSKITMLGESMLKPPQRVSDDRNVRVDRSQIQKKSLPPSKELVSGSPLMPRKKNNQPDKAKYCPIQKTLVLRNHNGKNTVPLETRMQPGKNLDGQMRDSFPSEITHKIENKENVVEFAKSNAGKIRKKLPGMEKPQLSCELASAFSNVKCPAGHPVKDSELSFEVSFQNKLENWEKEKEKENLELDEFLFLEQAADEISFSSNSSFVQRILDQDQQASEGRRMSSTPIKAKQQQVKELAVKLINAKNKKAECITQGNNKAVTHAVSNSGTASRLKDPVNKTDSVMFSGSSLTAVPALKSIQWTLNEDKDEENGDTTTDSEQEFETTLKNENEDVKGSFQSNRESDPGFFECGSSTDTSKESKCGGDLSDEDCSTVSKQKIRQTSDHQRSVSCINRSKIEFDDERTWSDLDEYYFHNDLPDKYTKTSLQTDFFSKNDTAVPDKAIKRKVASKKGDELSKQPAADSDANGPPASNLMMKLFPSLKPKQKAGCHSEHEIKSNVEQESGAERTATGNAVPSQILREKLIELEMEIERFRAENTTLTKLREEREHALASIRKEIADFQQQKAQELAEIEEYRKKEMKKLQKERKVFEKYTTEARAIPDKKERDEIQALKQQIAELQEDLKRKEAKWSTTHRRLKDQIEALVNENMELKEEVKIMERFRLEAWKKVEAAGSKKKIENSGVTLKRAESVSLPNRGLKSQTGSSLLPAQKGGKISGKNYSQAKGKLSKMPASAPAKDRSNSETAALEDSSRTFMVDSSPNEAFVPAPSGPEHTDGEEIEREIAYPDGKVEKVLKNGCHLIFFPNGTWKKVGSDGKTVTITFFNGDVKQIMPDQTVIYYYADAKTTHTTYCDGLEVLQFSNGQIEKHYPDGKKEITFPDQTIKNLFTDGQEESIFPDGTIVRVQRDGSKTIEFNNGQRELHTSQFKRREYPDGTVKTVYTNGHQETKYVSGRVRVKDKDGNILMDTKV